A portion of the Musa acuminata AAA Group cultivar baxijiao chromosome BXJ1-1, Cavendish_Baxijiao_AAA, whole genome shotgun sequence genome contains these proteins:
- the LOC135606230 gene encoding peroxidase 57-like, whose amino-acid sequence MAALSLVLVLLAHAPTIVVSLQVHYYRNSCPRAEIIVKQVVQKHFLQDPSVPAGLLRLHFHDCFVRGCDASVLLDSTADNVAEKKAAPNLTLRTFDVIDDAKAELEKVCSRVVSCADVLALAARDGVALSGGAAYALPTGRRDGAVSMASDVRLPSPYFSIQAAEAAFRNISLDLVDLTTLLGAHGVGFCHCGFVIDRLYNFQATGLSDPRIDPAMLATLKQQCPPEVVLPSNVTKDPKIFLNQATTSPPFVLDTSFYHGLLNGKAVLQLDQDLAFTDVTSRLAARFVSNPKRFIHQFSKSMIKLGSVGVLTGGEGEIRLNCRKVNSKT is encoded by the exons ATGGCAGCGCTCTCCTTGGTTCTCGTCCTCTTAGCTCATGCTCCAACCATCGTCGTCTCCCTGCAAGTCCACTACTACAGGAATTCTTGCCCCAGAGCAGAGATCATCGTTAAGCAAGTGGTCCAGAAGCACTTCCTGCAGGACCCATCTGTTCCTGCAGGCCTCCTCCGCCTCCATTTCCATGATTGCTTCGTTAGA GGATGCGATGCCTCTGTTCTCCTCGACAGCACCGCCGACAACGTGGCCGAGAAGAAAGCGGCTCCCAACCTGACACTGAGGACCTTCGACGTGATCGACGACGCCAAGGCCGAACTGGAGAAGGTGTGCAGCCGAGTGGTGTCGTGCGCTGACGTGCTGGCGCTCGCTGCTAGAGATGGTGTGGCGTTGTCGGGCGGAGCAGCCTACGCTCTTCCCACCGGGAGGAGGGATGGCGCTGTCTCTATGGCTTCCGACGTCCGTTTGCCGAGTCCCTACTTCTCCATCCAAGCCGCCGAAGCTGCTTTCCGAAACATCAGTCTAGATTTGGTGGATCTCACTACGTTATTAG GTGCTCATGGTGTTGGATTCTGCCACTGCGGATTCGTGATCGACCGACTCTACAACTTCCAGGCCACGGGCTTATCTGACCCCAGAATCGATCCCGCCATGCTCGCCACCCTCAAGCAGCAATGCCCGCCCGAAGTCGTGCTACCCAGCAACGTCACCAAGGACCCAAAGATCTTCTTGAACCAAGCAACCACATCGCCGCCCTTCGTCCTCGACACCTCCTTCTACCACGGCTTGCTCAACGGGAAGGCAGTGCTGCAGTTAGACCAAGACTTGGCTTTCACCGACGTCACCAGCAGGTTGGCCGCGCGGTTCGTGAGCAACCCAAAGCGATTCATTCATCAGTTCTCCAAGTCGATGATCAAACTCGGATCCGTGGGAGTGTTGACAGGCGGAGAAGGAGAGATTAGGTTGAACTGTcgaaaggtaaatagtaagacaTGA